A stretch of Flavobacterium sp. N1994 DNA encodes these proteins:
- the feoB gene encoding ferrous iron transport protein B, with product MSNQNITVALIGNPNTGKTSVFNQLTGLNQQVGNYPGITVEKKLGFCKLPNNIKANILDLPGTYSLNASSIDENVVIELMLNKNDKLYPDVAVVISDVENLKRNLLLFTQIKDLEIPTILVINMTDRMKPKGISLDIPYLEKQLKTKIVLVSTRKGIGIEALKNQIVDYKSLSTEPCLNASSIDFDYFDKLRKAFPNQLLYKLWLVITQDVNFLNLERDEVDSPFTKTHSELKRLQQKETIKRYQFINDTLKIGQTIDTKNATDLRSKLDKVLTHKIFGYAIFFGILLLIFQSIFDWSSVPMDFIDTTFANLANYAKTHLPSGEFTNLISEGIIPGIGGIVIFIPQIAFLFLFISVLEESGYMSRVVFLMDKIMRRYGLSGKSVVPLISGTACAIPAIMSARNIENWKERLITILVTPFITCSARLPVYAILISLIIPEKRVLGIFSLQGATLMILYLLGFGMAIFSAFILNKILKLKSKSYFVVEMPNYKLPLFKNVAINVIEKTKSFVFGAGKIILAISIILWFLGSHGPGKDFDNAREIVTEKIHSETKEINSTIVDNQISEYKLEHSYIGTIGKSIEPVIKPLGYDWKIGIAVVSSFAAREVFVGTLATIYSVGNSNDDSTIKNKMKADVHPDGSKVFSFATGISLLLFYAFAMQCASTLAITKKETNSWKWPMIQLLLMSGFAYLTALIAYQFLK from the coding sequence ATGAGCAATCAAAACATTACTGTAGCGCTGATTGGAAATCCAAATACCGGGAAGACCTCGGTGTTCAATCAATTGACAGGATTAAACCAACAAGTAGGGAATTATCCTGGAATTACAGTAGAAAAAAAATTAGGATTTTGTAAACTTCCTAATAACATCAAAGCTAACATTCTCGATTTACCCGGAACTTACAGCTTAAACGCGAGTTCTATTGATGAAAATGTGGTTATTGAATTGATGCTCAATAAAAACGACAAACTCTATCCTGATGTTGCGGTTGTAATCTCTGATGTTGAAAATCTGAAACGAAATTTGTTGCTTTTTACTCAAATCAAAGATTTAGAAATCCCAACTATTTTGGTCATCAATATGACGGACCGAATGAAACCCAAAGGGATTTCGCTTGATATTCCTTATCTTGAAAAACAACTAAAAACCAAGATAGTTTTAGTCAGTACTCGAAAAGGAATTGGGATTGAAGCATTAAAAAACCAAATTGTCGATTACAAATCATTATCTACTGAGCCCTGTTTAAATGCTTCAAGTATCGATTTTGATTATTTTGATAAACTTAGAAAAGCGTTTCCTAATCAACTGCTTTACAAACTTTGGTTAGTCATCACACAAGACGTAAATTTTTTGAATTTGGAGCGTGATGAAGTTGATAGTCCTTTCACAAAAACACATTCCGAATTAAAACGTTTACAGCAAAAAGAAACCATCAAGCGTTACCAATTTATTAATGATACACTGAAAATTGGGCAAACTATTGACACGAAAAACGCGACTGATTTACGTTCCAAATTAGACAAAGTTCTGACGCATAAAATCTTTGGCTATGCCATTTTCTTTGGGATTTTACTCTTGATTTTTCAATCCATTTTTGATTGGTCAAGCGTTCCTATGGATTTTATTGATACTACTTTTGCCAATTTGGCGAATTATGCTAAAACGCATCTTCCTTCTGGAGAATTTACGAATTTAATCAGCGAGGGAATCATTCCAGGAATTGGAGGTATTGTCATTTTTATTCCACAAATTGCTTTTCTTTTTCTGTTTATTTCGGTTCTCGAAGAAAGCGGTTACATGAGTCGAGTGGTTTTTTTAATGGATAAAATCATGCGCCGTTATGGCCTTTCGGGAAAAAGTGTAGTGCCTTTAATTTCAGGTACAGCTTGTGCTATTCCTGCCATCATGAGTGCCCGAAATATAGAAAATTGGAAAGAACGATTGATTACCATTTTGGTTACTCCTTTTATAACTTGTTCCGCGCGATTACCCGTTTATGCCATCTTAATTTCTTTAATCATTCCAGAAAAAAGAGTTTTAGGAATATTCAGTTTACAAGGTGCCACTTTGATGATTTTGTATCTATTAGGATTTGGTATGGCTATTTTTTCAGCTTTCATTTTAAATAAGATTCTTAAGTTGAAATCGAAATCGTATTTCGTCGTGGAAATGCCCAATTACAAACTTCCTCTTTTTAAAAATGTTGCCATTAATGTCATTGAAAAAACAAAATCCTTCGTTTTTGGTGCTGGAAAAATCATTTTGGCCATCTCTATAATTCTTTGGTTTTTAGGTTCACATGGTCCTGGAAAAGACTTTGATAATGCTCGTGAAATTGTTACTGAAAAAATTCACAGCGAAACAAAAGAAATCAATTCTACTATTGTTGACAATCAAATTAGTGAATACAAATTAGAGCATTCGTATATCGGAACTATCGGAAAATCTATTGAACCTGTGATAAAACCGTTAGGTTATGATTGGAAAATTGGGATTGCTGTAGTGTCATCCTTTGCAGCTCGTGAAGTTTTTGTGGGAACCTTGGCAACTATTTATAGCGTCGGAAACAGCAACGATGATAGTACTATAAAAAATAAAATGAAAGCCGATGTTCATCCTGATGGTAGTAAAGTATTTAGTTTTGCAACTGGCATTTCTTTGTTGCTGTTTTATGCTTTTGCTATGCAATGTGCGAGTACGCTTGCCATAACTAAAAAAGAAACCAATTCCTGGAAATGGCCAATGATACAATTGCTTTTAATGAGCGGATTTGCATATCTAACAGCGCTAATTGCGTATCAATTCTTGAAATAA
- a CDS encoding lycopene cyclase family protein, whose translation MKHYHYIFTGSGLSALMTVYEMVISGKFKDKNILLIDENPKKTNDRTWCFWDEKGLYDTMAFAKWHSAWFKDKSFERELQLAPYLYKMIKGLDFYNLVFEVITKESNIQFVNQKVLDFKELGNHCVVKTEVESYTCNQVFNSVFNPELVKSQSKYPFLHQHFIGWFIKSKEAVFNPDCATFMDFSVKQKGNTRFMYVLPTSETEALLEYTLFSKELLPRKEYETEIQNYIQKLGITDYEIIEKEQGNIPMTCYPFWKHNSKNIINIGSAGGWTKASTGYTFKNATKKSKALVQFLSKETDLRKLHKTNKFWFYDLLLLDILDKKNEVGSTIFSSMFRKGNSTVIFKFLDEETTFWEDLQVIWKCPKGLFIQALITRIFRF comes from the coding sequence ATGAAACACTACCATTACATTTTCACTGGCTCAGGATTATCCGCTTTGATGACGGTATATGAAATGGTAATTTCAGGAAAATTTAAAGATAAAAACATACTGCTAATTGATGAAAATCCAAAGAAAACCAATGACCGTACTTGGTGTTTTTGGGATGAAAAGGGGTTGTATGATACTATGGCTTTCGCCAAATGGCACTCTGCTTGGTTTAAAGATAAAAGCTTTGAAAGAGAACTACAATTAGCTCCATATCTATACAAAATGATAAAGGGATTGGACTTCTACAATTTGGTTTTTGAAGTTATCACTAAAGAATCGAACATTCAGTTTGTCAATCAAAAAGTACTAGATTTTAAAGAATTAGGCAATCATTGTGTCGTTAAAACAGAAGTGGAAAGTTATACTTGTAATCAAGTTTTTAATTCTGTTTTCAATCCTGAATTAGTAAAGAGTCAATCAAAATATCCTTTTTTGCATCAGCATTTTATTGGTTGGTTTATCAAAAGTAAGGAAGCTGTTTTTAATCCGGATTGTGCCACTTTCATGGATTTTTCTGTGAAACAAAAAGGCAACACAAGATTCATGTACGTTTTACCAACTTCCGAAACCGAAGCTTTATTGGAATACACTTTATTCTCCAAAGAATTATTACCTAGAAAAGAATACGAAACCGAAATCCAAAACTACATTCAAAAACTAGGAATAACGGATTACGAAATCATCGAAAAAGAACAGGGAAACATTCCAATGACTTGTTATCCGTTTTGGAAACACAATTCGAAAAACATCATTAACATTGGCTCTGCTGGAGGTTGGACAAAAGCAAGTACAGGTTATACCTTTAAGAATGCTACCAAAAAATCAAAAGCATTAGTTCAATTTCTTTCCAAAGAAACCGACTTGAGAAAGTTGCACAAAACCAACAAATTCTGGTTTTATGACTTGTTACTTTTGGATATTCTAGACAAGAAAAATGAAGTAGGTTCTACCATTTTTTCCTCTATGTTTCGAAAAGGAAACTCGACAGTAATCTTTAAATTTCTTGATGAAGAAACCACGTTTTGGGAAGATTTACAAGTGATTTGGAAATGCCCAAAAGGACTTTTCATTCAAGCCTTGATAACTAGAATTTTCAGGTTTTAA
- a CDS encoding rhodanese-related sulfurtransferase produces MQLYNTLSAEERAELIDQAGKQRLTLSFYAYAKIEDPKKFRDDLFIQWNQLDALGRTYVAKEGINAQMSIPAENMEAFRDTLEAYDFMKNIRLNVAVEHDDHSFLKLTVKVRDKIVADGLNDETFDVTNIGVHLKAKEFNQILEDPNTIVVDFRNHYESEIGHFKGAITPDVETFRESLPIINEQLKDFKEDKNLVMYCTGGIRCEKASAYFKHQGFKNVFQLEGGIINYAKQIKEENIESKFIGKNFVFDHRLGERITDDIVSQCHQCGKPCDNHTNCLNDGCHLLFIQCDDCKAAMENCCSTECLEITHLPLAEQVKLRSGKQVGNKVFRKGKSEKLLFKHSGELSDNALAKAQKTKDIRQKIKIKKVLIGKVEHYFVKAGVGLFSIENQELNVGDKILISGPTTGNEELVLDKMLVNGKENTSAKIGDKVTFEVPFRVRLSDKLFKIIS; encoded by the coding sequence ATGCAACTGTATAACACCTTAAGCGCAGAAGAAAGAGCCGAGCTGATTGACCAAGCCGGCAAACAAAGACTTACTTTGTCTTTCTATGCGTATGCCAAAATTGAAGACCCAAAAAAATTTCGCGACGATTTATTTATCCAATGGAACCAACTTGATGCTCTTGGTAGAACCTATGTTGCCAAAGAAGGAATCAATGCTCAAATGAGTATCCCCGCCGAAAACATGGAAGCGTTTCGCGATACTTTAGAAGCCTATGATTTCATGAAAAACATCCGCCTAAATGTTGCTGTTGAACACGATGATCATTCCTTTTTAAAATTGACCGTTAAAGTCCGTGACAAAATTGTAGCCGACGGATTGAATGACGAAACCTTTGATGTTACCAATATTGGTGTGCATTTAAAAGCCAAAGAATTCAACCAAATTTTAGAAGACCCAAATACAATCGTTGTTGATTTCAGAAATCATTACGAAAGTGAAATTGGTCATTTCAAAGGCGCAATAACTCCCGATGTAGAGACGTTCAGAGAAAGTTTGCCCATTATCAACGAGCAATTAAAAGACTTTAAAGAAGATAAAAACTTGGTCATGTATTGCACCGGAGGTATTCGTTGCGAGAAAGCCTCGGCATATTTCAAGCACCAAGGATTCAAGAATGTATTTCAGTTAGAAGGGGGCATTATCAATTATGCTAAACAAATTAAGGAAGAAAATATAGAAAGCAAATTCATCGGTAAAAATTTTGTTTTCGATCATCGCCTTGGTGAAAGAATTACAGATGATATCGTTTCGCAATGTCATCAATGTGGAAAACCTTGTGATAATCATACTAATTGCTTAAACGACGGTTGTCATTTGTTGTTTATTCAATGTGACGACTGCAAAGCTGCCATGGAAAATTGTTGTTCAACCGAATGTTTAGAAATCACACATCTTCCATTGGCCGAACAAGTAAAATTAAGAAGCGGCAAACAAGTAGGCAATAAAGTTTTTAGAAAAGGAAAATCTGAAAAATTGTTATTCAAACATTCCGGTGAATTGTCAGACAATGCTTTGGCGAAAGCCCAAAAAACAAAAGACATTCGTCAAAAGATAAAAATCAAAAAAGTCTTGATTGGTAAAGTGGAGCATTACTTTGTTAAAGCTGGTGTTGGCCTTTTTAGCATCGAAAATCAAGAATTAAATGTTGGCGATAAAATACTTATCTCGGGACCAACTACTGGAAATGAGGAATTAGTTTTAGACAAAATGTTGGTAAACGGAAAAGAAAATACTTCAGCAAAAATTGGAGATAAAGTAACTTTTGAAGTGCCTTTCAGAGTTCGTTTATCTGATAAATTATTCAAAATCATAAGCTAA
- a CDS encoding transporter — MNKIILLFCVLGWFPVLAQTIDPLEADRPDQTETPAIVPKRMLQAEMGFTFQKDKETGNSNSLPSVLWKYGLIKNLELRLITEFISEEINNETVTGFTPIYVGFKVNLCEEKGIIPKTSLIGHISIPKLASTRYKTDYIAPEFRFTMQHTLSEKFSLGYNLGCEWDGFSLDKTFIYTLTTGFSINNQLGCYAEMFGFAPQNDNPNHNLDGGFTYLINNNFMVDLSSGIGITDNAPDHYLALGLSFRI; from the coding sequence ATGAATAAAATAATACTGCTTTTTTGCGTTCTGGGATGGTTTCCCGTTTTGGCACAAACTATAGATCCCCTTGAAGCTGATAGACCTGACCAAACCGAAACTCCAGCTATTGTTCCCAAAAGAATGCTTCAGGCAGAAATGGGTTTCACTTTTCAAAAGGATAAAGAAACGGGCAATAGTAATAGTTTACCCTCCGTCTTGTGGAAATATGGTCTAATAAAAAATTTAGAGTTGAGATTGATTACGGAATTCATTTCTGAAGAAATCAATAACGAAACCGTTACTGGATTTACGCCAATTTATGTCGGTTTTAAAGTTAACCTTTGTGAAGAAAAAGGGATAATTCCAAAAACTTCTTTGATTGGACATATTTCTATTCCAAAACTAGCCTCAACAAGATATAAAACCGATTACATCGCACCCGAATTTCGGTTTACTATGCAACATACCCTTTCAGAAAAATTTTCATTGGGTTATAATTTAGGCTGTGAATGGGATGGATTTTCTCTTGACAAAACTTTTATTTATACCTTAACCACTGGGTTTTCTATAAACAATCAGTTAGGATGTTACGCAGAAATGTTTGGCTTTGCTCCACAAAATGACAACCCCAATCACAATCTTGATGGCGGATTTACCTATTTGATAAACAACAATTTTATGGTAGATTTGTCTTCAGGAATTGGCATTACCGATAATGCACCAGACCATTATCTTGCTCTCGGTTTATCTTTCCGAATATAA
- a CDS encoding Nramp family divalent metal transporter — protein sequence MSKSLEEVNQSIPTENKKTGFRKILAFLGPAYLISVGYMDPGNWATDIAGGSQFGYTLIWVLLMSNLMALLLQSLSARLGIVTQRDLAQASRETYSPFINYILYFLAEIAIAACDLAEVLGMAIGLNLLFGISLIQGVMITVLDTFLLLFLINKGIRKMEAFIIALVMIIGFSFLFEMIFAQPEVGQVIKGLIPSIPNNAALYIAIGIIGATVMPHNLYLHSSLVQTRKFDRSESGIKQALKYNFIDSTIALNLAFFVNAAILILAAATFYKNGLFQIAEIQDAHQLLAPLLGSKWAPILFAVALIAAGQSSTITGTLAGQIIMEGYLNLRIQPWVRRIITRLIAIVPAVIVISVFGEGITGKMLILSQVILSLQLGFAIIPLIHFVSDKTKMKGFEISKTTQIASWIVALIIVSLNAKLVFDEIKGWIQTSENPMVLWVTVVPLAIGFLILLLYIVFKPFITKAKHEIQNHLPHNFELNFSQAETYNKKHIAVSVDFSDADEIAINSAFELGGKGAKYTLIHVVETVGAMFYGGNIDDHETTIDEKLLLEYKEILNNKGFKVEVKLGFGKPNKAIPKIVNDGDFDILVMGTHGHTGLKDILFGTTVDKLRHKISIPLFIVKN from the coding sequence ATGAGTAAGTCATTAGAAGAAGTAAATCAATCAATTCCCACCGAAAACAAGAAGACTGGTTTTAGAAAAATTTTAGCTTTTCTTGGTCCGGCGTATCTAATTAGCGTTGGTTATATGGATCCAGGAAATTGGGCAACCGATATTGCTGGAGGAAGCCAATTTGGGTATACTTTGATTTGGGTTTTGTTGATGAGTAATCTCATGGCTTTGTTATTGCAAAGTTTGAGTGCGCGTCTTGGAATTGTTACCCAACGCGATTTAGCGCAAGCTTCAAGAGAAACGTATTCTCCTTTTATCAATTACATTCTCTATTTTTTAGCCGAAATTGCTATAGCTGCCTGCGACTTAGCCGAAGTTCTCGGAATGGCAATTGGATTGAATTTGCTGTTTGGCATTTCTCTGATTCAAGGGGTAATGATTACGGTTTTGGATACTTTTTTATTGTTGTTTCTAATCAATAAAGGCATCCGAAAAATGGAAGCTTTCATCATTGCCTTAGTGATGATTATTGGGTTTTCTTTTTTGTTTGAAATGATATTTGCACAACCAGAAGTGGGACAAGTGATTAAAGGGTTGATACCAAGTATTCCAAACAATGCAGCGCTTTATATTGCCATCGGGATTATTGGTGCAACCGTAATGCCACACAATTTGTATTTGCATTCGTCCTTGGTGCAAACTCGAAAATTTGACAGAAGTGAATCTGGAATTAAACAAGCTTTGAAGTACAATTTTATTGATTCTACCATTGCTTTGAATTTGGCTTTTTTTGTCAATGCGGCGATATTGATTTTAGCAGCAGCCACCTTTTATAAAAACGGCTTGTTTCAAATTGCTGAAATACAAGATGCTCACCAACTCTTAGCCCCTCTTTTAGGAAGTAAATGGGCTCCCATTTTATTTGCTGTTGCCTTGATAGCTGCGGGACAAAGTTCTACGATAACAGGTACTTTAGCGGGACAAATTATTATGGAAGGCTACTTGAATTTGAGAATTCAACCTTGGGTTAGACGTATTATTACTCGGTTGATTGCCATTGTTCCAGCGGTGATTGTTATTTCTGTTTTTGGCGAAGGGATAACCGGAAAAATGTTGATTTTGAGTCAAGTCATTTTGAGTTTGCAATTAGGATTTGCTATTATTCCATTGATTCACTTTGTTAGTGATAAAACAAAAATGAAAGGTTTTGAAATTTCGAAAACAACTCAAATTGCCTCTTGGATTGTAGCCTTGATTATTGTTTCTTTAAATGCCAAATTGGTTTTTGATGAAATTAAAGGTTGGATACAAACTTCCGAAAACCCAATGGTATTATGGGTTACGGTTGTTCCTTTGGCAATAGGATTTTTGATTTTGTTGTTGTATATCGTTTTCAAACCATTCATCACAAAAGCCAAACATGAAATACAAAATCATTTACCTCATAATTTCGAATTGAATTTTTCACAAGCAGAAACGTATAATAAAAAACATATTGCGGTTTCGGTTGACTTTTCAGATGCTGATGAAATTGCCATTAACAGCGCTTTTGAGTTGGGCGGAAAAGGAGCCAAGTATACTTTAATTCATGTTGTTGAAACGGTAGGCGCTATGTTTTATGGGGGCAATATTGATGATCACGAAACCACTATTGATGAAAAATTATTGTTGGAGTATAAAGAGATTTTGAACAATAAAGGGTTTAAAGTAGAGGTTAAGTTGGGATTTGGGAAACCAAATAAAGCTATCCCGAAAATTGTTAACGATGGGGATTTCGATATTTTAGTAATGGGAACCCACGGGCATACTGGATTAAAAGATATTTTATTTGGCACAACCGTAGATAAATTGCGTCATAAAATTTCGATACCCTTATTTATTGTAAAAAATTAA
- a CDS encoding SCO family protein, whose product MLAFIKKYRIFFGTFLIFSIITISLFYNVLKPQKTLPIYNPADVNPELVDSTVQYIAKAHRIADFSFTNQNGKTITQKDYEGKIYVADFFFTTCQSICPIMTTNMVDVQKAILNNPKVMLLSHTVTPDIDSVPVLKKYAIEKGVVDAKWNLVTGDKKDIYSMARKSYLAVKLGKPEELYDMVHTENFVLVDAQRRVRGFYDGTKKEEIKRLIKDINWLRENDKN is encoded by the coding sequence ATGCTTGCATTTATAAAAAAATATAGAATCTTCTTTGGAACATTTCTCATTTTTTCCATAATAACCATCTCGTTATTTTATAATGTTCTAAAGCCCCAAAAAACATTACCTATATACAATCCGGCTGATGTTAATCCGGAATTAGTAGATTCTACCGTACAGTATATTGCTAAAGCACATAGAATTGCCGACTTTTCATTTACTAATCAAAACGGGAAAACAATTACTCAAAAAGACTACGAGGGTAAAATTTATGTAGCCGATTTTTTCTTTACTACGTGTCAATCGATTTGCCCTATTATGACTACTAATATGGTAGATGTTCAAAAAGCCATTCTAAATAATCCAAAAGTAATGTTGCTTTCTCACACAGTGACTCCCGATATTGATAGTGTCCCTGTTTTGAAAAAATATGCTATTGAAAAAGGAGTTGTAGATGCCAAATGGAACTTAGTAACTGGTGATAAAAAGGACATTTATAGCATGGCCAGAAAATCTTATTTGGCTGTAAAGTTGGGCAAGCCTGAAGAACTTTACGATATGGTTCATACTGAAAATTTTGTTTTAGTGGATGCTCAAAGAAGAGTTCGTGGATTTTACGACGGGACCAAGAAAGAAGAAATCAAACGCTTGATTAAAGATATCAATTGGTTGCGTGAAAATGACAAAAATTAG
- a CDS encoding FeoA family protein, which yields MKTTVDLLKIGDKAIITYVNMDKIPLKLLEMGCLPDNDLEIIQIAPLGDPMYLNVNNGSHLAIRKETAREIEVELHEKK from the coding sequence TTGAAAACTACTGTTGATTTACTAAAAATAGGAGACAAAGCAATCATCACCTACGTTAACATGGACAAAATTCCGCTAAAGCTTTTAGAAATGGGATGTTTGCCAGATAACGATTTGGAAATTATTCAAATTGCGCCTCTTGGAGATCCTATGTATTTGAATGTAAACAATGGTTCACATTTGGCCATCCGAAAAGAAACCGCTCGTGAGATTGAAGTTGAACTCCACGAGAAAAAATAA
- a CDS encoding BrxA/BrxB family bacilliredoxin: MYPEEMVLPMKAELSQAGFQELHTAHDVENALKADGTTLVVVNSVCGCAARNARPGAKMSLDGTKKPDHLVTVFAGVDKEAVDAARQHMFPFPPSSPSMALFKNGELVHMLERHHIEGRPAEMIAENLKDAYAEFC, from the coding sequence ATGTATCCAGAAGAAATGGTATTACCTATGAAAGCCGAACTTTCGCAAGCTGGTTTTCAAGAATTACATACTGCACATGACGTAGAAAATGCTCTTAAAGCAGACGGAACAACACTTGTAGTAGTAAATTCTGTTTGCGGTTGTGCAGCTCGTAATGCGCGTCCAGGAGCGAAAATGAGTTTAGATGGCACCAAAAAACCAGATCATTTAGTAACGGTTTTTGCAGGTGTTGATAAAGAAGCTGTTGATGCAGCTCGTCAACACATGTTCCCTTTTCCTCCATCGTCACCAAGTATGGCTTTATTCAAAAACGGAGAATTGGTTCACATGTTAGAACGTCACCACATTGAAGGACGCCCAGCTGAAATGATTGCAGAAAACTTAAAAGATGCTTACGCAGAATTCTGTTAA
- a CDS encoding metal-dependent transcriptional regulator yields the protein MTFSEENYLKTIYHITALSGVEVSTNAIAEKMETKASSVTDMLKKLADKELIVYKKYQGVLLTEKGKLSAKMIVRKHRLWEVFLVDKLQFSWDEVHDIAEQLEHIKSEKLINKLDDFLGNPTEDPHGDPIPDVNGKIIKIEKLLLSELKENQIGICVGVKDSSAEFLKYLDKNKIALGVSIKVNSIEEFDLSLNVKVNESDLLITHKIAGNIFVKVA from the coding sequence ATGACTTTTTCAGAAGAAAATTACTTAAAAACAATATATCACATTACTGCTTTATCGGGAGTTGAGGTAAGTACCAATGCCATTGCTGAGAAAATGGAAACCAAAGCTTCATCAGTTACCGATATGTTGAAAAAACTAGCTGATAAAGAATTGATTGTTTACAAAAAATACCAAGGCGTTTTATTAACAGAGAAAGGGAAATTATCCGCTAAAATGATCGTTAGAAAACATCGACTATGGGAAGTTTTTTTAGTAGATAAATTACAATTTTCATGGGATGAGGTTCATGATATTGCCGAACAATTAGAACACATTAAATCAGAGAAACTGATTAATAAACTAGACGATTTTCTAGGCAATCCAACCGAAGACCCTCATGGAGACCCAATACCTGATGTGAATGGGAAGATTATTAAAATAGAGAAGTTATTACTTTCAGAACTTAAAGAAAATCAAATCGGAATTTGTGTAGGTGTCAAAGATTCTTCAGCAGAATTTTTAAAATATTTAGACAAGAACAAAATCGCTTTGGGAGTTAGTATCAAGGTTAATTCGATAGAGGAATTTGATTTATCGCTTAACGTAAAAGTAAACGAAAGTGATTTGTTGATAACCCATAAAATTGCCGGAAATATTTTTGTGAAAGTAGCTTAG